The nucleotide sequence aactgcagttgcacgTACTTGGCAACCAGATAAATACACATGAGAATTGTGATTAACCATACATGAGATTGGGAACTATGGTTGAACCACATATGGCAActagataaacacacatggcaaatattgtttgatcacatgtggcaagtagttaatcacacacggtaATTATGGTTTAATTACACGTGGCAACTATCATAAATTAGACAtgacaactatagttaaccaaaatagAAAAAGTTGACATGTTTCTACAACTATATTTACCATCTCGGATAACTACATCTGTCACCCTGGATGACAATTAAATCGTCATCCCACAGATGCCTAACGTAGTTGCGCTAGGATGCGTGAACATATTTATTTCGTGCCACACGTGTGAGGTGGGGATGAGTAGTACTTATTAAACGTGTGACACGAAATAGctgcgcccacacgtgtggacAATTTTAATGTTCGTTTACACCCAACCCGTAAGGACTGCCTCCCGCTCACGCCATACATGATGTATGAACGGATGTCTAATTTACCACACATTTGAGCGTTATTCGGACCCAAAGAAAAAGGACACGAGAAATTCACGCAGCCGCATCGGCATCAACCTCCACCCCGCCGTCTCTGAATTCTCCAATTCCAGTGGAGGCGAACCAACCCTTGATCGGATCCCGACTCCGACTGCTGGCCGGAACAATGGTAACGCAGTCGGAGCCAGCACCAACCTGTCTTCCTCCACCGCCCTCAACCATGGATTTATTCTCCACCTCCTCCTGCGTCCGCCGGCGATTTTCTTGAACCCCTCGCCGGCTTGTCTGACGCTTCCAACGATGACATGGATAGTGCGGAAGATCGACCCTCCTTGGTTGCGGAGGAGAAGGACAAGCAGCCTGTTCCCTTTAGTGACGCTCCGTCTCCAGTGCGCGCCGTGCTCAACCGTCCGTGGCCATCCGCCGTCGTCATCCGGCCGGAGGATAATCCGTCCGGAAAGTACCGCACTCTGGTGGCTaccgccaaggacattggggaccTGATCTCGCCGGAGGAGATAGCCGCGCTGGAGGACAAGGAGGGCGACGACGCAGGCACACGGTTCTATAAGGCAGCTGCTCGGGCCAACGTCGTTATGAGGAATTACATCCATGAACACGGCAGCCTTTACATGGATGAGAACGGCAAGTACATGATGGACAACTCCGACCAAGTTGAGGAAATACGGTAATATTTATTCGCCTCTCCCTGCCACTCGAGAAATTATTCATGCATACTTGTTTGTTTTTGGTCCATGTCAAACTTTATCCATCACTTATCTTCTGCTCAGTTTCCTCTTCGCTTTTATGATCATGATTTGTTAGAACTTCAATGGGTTGATATATAGTAGTATCCGGGAATTTTCCTTTCGGCAAAATTGATTCTTTACAAGCATTGGATTTGACTTACTGTAGATCTGCAAGTTGTAGTCTTCCCCTATCGACGGCTTTGACCAAATGCACACACTCTTTTGTTGCTTGACCTTGTACTAAGGAGCCATTGTCTTGCGATTGGCTCAAACTCCTCAATATGTTGAAGCTAATTCCTCCTGCTCTCCTGTACCGCTAATGCCAGTTAGAAGCTACAGACCGTGAGCGATATTTGAAGCTTCCTCACTAGTCAGTTAGTGCGACCTGGTTGAATTGTCAAAATTGTTCAGCTTAATATGAACTTACAGCGTTCCACAATGGTTGAGTGTTTGTGCAAAGGCTAAATAATAAGGTTGTTCACGAGCtgattttgcttttacttttctatCTCTTTTGTTTGAACTTCATTCCCTTTTGTCACTGAAACTGTAAGCAAGGAAGTTAGGTCTTAATCCACTGGTGTATATTTTCACGTACTGTAAATCAGAAATTCCTTATTTGTCTTCTTAATGCTCTAATAATATGTTTCTATCATTGCAGTTGCAAGCATGTTACAGCAGAAGAAATGGAAGCAAAGATAATGAAGCAAGAGATGACTAAGGAGCAAACTTATTTATCAGAACTGGCTTTAGCGAGTTTCAACAAGAGGAGAAAGGTATAGCAGCCATTTTCCTATCTTCCATTTGTTATTTGGTTTCTGCTTATAAATTGTTTGCAAGTAGGTGTTCTGTTGCGTGCCGGTATGTAGTCTTAGAAGAATACCAGATTTTATTTCTTGACAGTGTAAATAGAAACCTAAGCTCGCATCCCTGAGGACTTGAACGTGGGTTTTGGATTTTCGGTTTGTACATCAACTCTCCCAACCAAGCGAGTCCTGAAAATATTAAATTAGGATCACTAGCTAGTACCATGAGCGGCACAAACTGCATGTTTCAAAATACTTTAAGTGTAATTTATGAGTGTTTCACTTAAACTTAGGGAACCTTTTGAAGATTACAAAAATTCCCTATTCCACTTCTAGCATTCTGTAGTGGCTACTGATAATAATTCTTGTTAATCCAGTTAGAAGAATTAGCAGCCAACTCCATTGCATAGTTTGTTACGAATTTCTAGCTGTACATAATAGGCATTTCGTTTTATTGTGTCCAGTTTTGGTTCTTCTAGTGGTGCTTCTTTGTACTGGATATTTTGTTCCCTTAGAGTTGCGTTTGATTATCTTATTAAGTTCCGCTTTCTGCTAGTTTGCAAGTGCAATCACCAATTACTTGCACCACATTACTGTGACAGTGCTTAATATATAGCTGCACATATATTTTCTAAATCTTCTTTTTATTTTCCTCTCCTCTTTCTGTGCCCAAATTGCAGGTGAAGTTTGAGTTGTGTGAGACATTGCTTTCTAGACTCTTTTACGAGAGCAGACGTATTTTTACGCACGTAAATTTCGTTGCCATGGGCAAGGATAAGAAAAAACTCTTTTTCGCCGAGATAGAGGACTGCGGACAGGGTCGTGAAGAGATCTTGAAAGTACGCTGTTGCGTTCCCCTGGATTCATTATGTGAAGGTAAGCCTGCCGAATCTTCAGAATATTGTTCCACATGAATGATTTATTGGTTATGTGTTTATTCCCTATTCACCAGTTTGTTGCTATATATTTTGGCACTGAACGGCGTCTTACTACTGTATTTGTTATGCAGGCAGTTATTATTACTACTGTGATGATCCTAGACGTGGCTGTAGGAAAGGGTTTGACTTCACACGATGCTACGGCTGCAGCGAGTTCCTGAAACATCCGGTTGATGGTTCGACCTACTCAGGAGGCCATGACCATCGGAGGAGGAATTATATAGTTTAGAACGTTGTTTCATTTATCAGCCGTGTAGCCTCTTGGAGGTCCATACCGGACCTTGTAGCAACGGGGAAAATATCGCCAGTCTGGTTTGCTGAGGTGTTCATTTTCAATTCGAATCGACATACAAAAGATGGATTGTGCGTTATTGATTAAGGTTACACTTTAGCCGCGTCACATGATACGGTGATTTCCCTGGTGCAGGGAGACCGTCGTCATCTCCCCGGCGCGGTTGGATCCTTTTGGTCTAGTTTCCGACAGAGAAGGCGGTGGTCCGTGCACAAGAAGCTGGATGGAGTTCTTCGAACAGATCTAGGTGAAAACCTGCTCTTGGTTAGATGCCAAAGCCGTCGGTGGTGGCGCTTTACgtcgtcgttcccttcttgaaggaaTCATCGAGAAGTTCTAGACTactatctgctacctccggggaaaccctagatcgataGATCAGAAGATGGCGGCGCGATTGTGTCGTTTCCCCCTTGAGGGCGTCTTTCTTAGAGGTGTACGCAGGCACGAGGGATCATTGGACGacgtctttggtggagcggtgcttcatcataCACATTGATGGTGACAGATCTCGATGGCATGGCGCCCTGGAGATTAGGCATCTGATGTGCGATGATGGACTCGCGTAAGAGGgtggcgctgtctggcgtcgtggtggcgtcgatggaagATAGACCGGGCAAgatagatgcagcagtacaactctgaagatggattggtggcaggtggcggcggcggcctctgagtgtGCGCCGGACCGGTGGGTACCCCATACCCGACATGCGTCCTGGTTGGGGCcccaggtcttagatgttaggtttggctgcaaggTCTGTTTAGTATTAGGCCCaaactatcagcatcccttcatcaactggataggagtagcgacagatgtgcctagacggtggctttagttttaatgttgtattactttgtaaagtcttgtgtgaataattaataaagtggctgcatgcatcgtctcAAATGCAGAGGCCAGTGGTCttcttccttttctaaaaaaaacacccTAGCCGCGTCCTCGGGTATGAATTCTTGGAAGCTTACATTGTTCATAGACAATTTGAAGTGAAtattctaaaatgcgcaagataagcgtgagtgctatggatgacctTCTCATAGGGAGACCGAAGCGGATTCATAGTGGTATATTGGTATGGTgactatgtggactcgtgtgcgctctCTCACCTCAAAAATAATACTGGCAGTCGTAGTACAAGTTAGCcaagagttaaagctggcttgctatcgttaaactccacaaccccattgttgatactgatgcataagtagttagttctgatgtaagtcttgttgggtacatttgtactcatgtttcctTATCTTATATTTTGCAGAGGAGACTTCAGTTTCACTAGTAGATTCACGTGGGCTCCGACAATTAGCTTGGAAATCTCAGTCAGAGGTCTAGTTCCTATGaagggtcttgtagatagacatgctttatagccttctttcttttcagatgtctgtactcagacatgtttatgcttccactTGTTacttgtatgacttgtatgttgggtcatgagacccatgtttgtaatatcatgcTATGTATGCTTCCTCGGAGCTTCTTGAAGTGAtcctttgagtcgtagagttatctTGTGATTtcatgttgtatctacacatatcgagcatattgtgtgtatgttactgAAATGCTTTGGTATGCATGGGATTCGACACCTaattgtttattcttggtagcctttcttatggaAAAAAGCCTCCTAGTGCTTCCTTccggaacacatggattgaccgacatgtgtccttctttgcttaTGTGTCTGTCCctacagggaaatgtcacgcggtattTACCGGAGTCCTGATGGCTTACTAGAGCCCGGTTACACCCGCTGTTGGCCCACACATGCATTGCTGGGTCACGTATGTCTGTCCTGTAGGTTTGTGCCACCTTGGTTTAAGTCATGtcgacccgggttctctgtcatatggatgctagcatcaCAATTATATACGTGAGTCCAAAGATGCAAACGGTCCCGGCCAAAATAAAGATGGCAGCCGTGGGTTactatgcgtgaggccgcaaagtgatatgatgtgtcttatgctagatcgatgtgacttagtaTCGGCTTCTCGACATAGCATTTTAAAAATGGCTAACAGGTAAAATAACTTTATATTTTAAAttgtacacatttttctaatcaaattctaTATATAACGTGTTAAAATTTAATTTAGAatttaaaagatatggatatttTTGAAAATCACATGAAAGAAATATGAATTATGTGGGAAAATATGAAGCAGAACCTGGGTACCAGCACACCCTATATGCAAAAAAAATAGTAATTCAAAAAAGTCCAAAAAATCCCAAATCTTTTTTGGTATTAAACATGATCAAGTATTGTAATCGTATAAAAATGTATGTCAGAGAATGACTTTCGCTGCATCCTGGGTCGAAGATTCGGCAAAAAATGCTATATACAAGTACTATACACGCTATATTGTCGTCATAAACTTGTCTTTTTTACCGTGAAGTCAATATGAATCATTTCTTGTCCAAACCTTTTTATACGAGTACAATATCTGATCATGTTTGATTCCAAAAAAGAtttggatttttttgaacttttttttgaattactattttTTTTCCGTATATAGGGTGCGCGGGTACAAGAGAGCACCAAGTTCGCGTCCGAATTATGTGCTACTAATTTAGGTTGCACCCTAATTAacattttttatgttttaataaCTGGTAAAATAACATCATTTTCAGATTCTACATAATTTTTAATCAAATTCAATACATAACATTTTCAAATTGGACTTAAGGTTTAGAAGATATATGAATATTTTTTATAAGCATTTGGATCTGCCCTTGTAACCCAAACTTAGGGAGTTTAcgaaatatgcaggaaaaaaaaatCCTGAACTCACTTAAACCTGAACGATGTGTTGATTCAAGAAACCACAGTTTTTTTTTTTGTAAAAGCGACAGACTCACTTAAAACTGGACCGTGGGTTGATTTTAAGAAACCACATGGAGTTTTTGTAAAAAAGCGAAAGACTAACTTAAATATGGACCACATGTTGAATTCAGGAAATAGCAGAGTTTCTTTTGTAGCCCATAATGCAGACGGGCAGAAGCA is from Triticum aestivum cultivar Chinese Spring chromosome 1B, IWGSC CS RefSeq v2.1, whole genome shotgun sequence and encodes:
- the LOC123087599 gene encoding uncharacterized protein → MDSAEDRPSLVAEEKDKQPVPFSDAPSPVRAVLNRPWPSAVVIRPEDNPSGKYRTLVATAKDIGDLISPEEIAALEDKEGDDAGTRFYKAAARANVVMRNYIHEHGSLYMDENGKYMMDNSDQVEEIRCKHVTAEEMEAKIMKQEMTKEQTYLSELALASFNKRRKVKFELCETLLSRLFYESRRIFTHVNFVAMGKDKKKLFFAEIEDCGQGREEILKVRCCVPLDSLCEGSYYYYCDDPRRGCRKGFDFTRCYGCSEFLKHPVDGSTYSGGHDHRRRNYIV